A genomic stretch from Deltaproteobacteria bacterium includes:
- a CDS encoding CoA transferase, with translation MPEGALAGISVVELGEMVSAPYCARLFADYGADVIKVERPGTGDRARAWGPFPGDDPHIEKSGLYQYLNTGKHGITLDPATARGRALFLELVGGADVLIENASPRSLRERGIDYASLAAVNPRLVMISITPFGQTGPYADWKGYDLNAFHLSAAGSRYCGRPDQAPLEHGTFAADFFGAVTGAAWGLAACLGREQVGGGQQVDVSCAEAIAAVFVGGQNIGGYAQDGKFERRTGVGMPLGAPATIVPCKDGHVWMLALEPGQWNGLARVMGNPEWMELEMFQDMFARAQNSDAIYPLIEEWTMTRSKWEIMERCQEAGVPITAVFDVAEAAGHPHLAARGYIVEVQHPLLGGLPVLGPPFRLPASTGRTGMAAPLLGQHNARVFGERLGLSESQRAELTAKGVI, from the coding sequence ATGCCCGAGGGAGCTCTCGCGGGAATCTCGGTCGTGGAGCTGGGCGAGATGGTCTCGGCGCCCTACTGCGCGCGCCTCTTCGCCGACTACGGGGCCGACGTGATCAAGGTGGAGCGGCCTGGAACGGGGGATCGCGCGCGCGCCTGGGGGCCGTTTCCCGGCGACGACCCGCACATCGAGAAGAGCGGGCTGTACCAGTACCTGAACACCGGCAAGCATGGCATCACGCTCGATCCGGCGACGGCGCGCGGCAGGGCGCTCTTCCTCGAGCTGGTGGGCGGCGCGGACGTGCTGATCGAGAACGCGTCGCCGCGATCGCTTCGCGAGCGGGGCATCGACTACGCGTCGCTCGCGGCGGTGAATCCGCGTCTGGTCATGATCTCGATCACCCCGTTCGGGCAGACCGGCCCCTACGCGGACTGGAAAGGCTACGACTTGAATGCCTTTCACCTCTCTGCCGCGGGCAGCCGCTACTGCGGGCGTCCCGATCAGGCGCCGCTCGAGCACGGCACTTTCGCGGCCGACTTCTTCGGCGCGGTCACGGGCGCGGCGTGGGGCCTGGCCGCGTGTCTCGGCCGCGAGCAGGTCGGCGGCGGTCAGCAGGTCGACGTCTCCTGCGCCGAGGCGATCGCGGCGGTCTTCGTCGGCGGCCAGAACATCGGCGGCTACGCGCAGGACGGGAAGTTCGAGCGCCGCACCGGCGTCGGCATGCCGCTCGGCGCTCCGGCCACGATCGTGCCCTGCAAGGACGGACACGTCTGGATGCTCGCGCTCGAGCCGGGCCAGTGGAATGGGCTCGCGCGCGTGATGGGCAACCCGGAGTGGATGGAGCTCGAGATGTTCCAGGACATGTTCGCGCGCGCGCAGAACTCCGACGCGATCTATCCGCTGATCGAGGAGTGGACCATGACCCGCAGCAAGTGGGAGATCATGGAGCGCTGTCAGGAAGCGGGCGTGCCGATCACGGCCGTGTTCGACGTCGCCGAGGCGGCGGGACACCCTCACCTGGCCGCGCGCGGCTACATCGTCGAGGTGCAGCATCCGCTTCTCGGGGGGCTTCCCGTGCTCGGGCCGCCGTTCCGACTCCCCGCGAGCACGGGCCGCACCGGTATGGCGGCGCCGCTTCTCGGTCAGCACAACGCCCGGGTCTTCGGCGAGAGACTCGGGCTCAGTGAGTCGCAGCGCGCCGAGCTCACAGCCAAAGGCGTGATCTAG
- a CDS encoding CoA transferase: protein MNGRALPLEGIRVANFGWVWAGPVVGQTLAFLGAEVYKIESRARIDMTRTLPPFAEGVRDPSRSLSNHACWAGNGSVTLNLKKPEGVRLALELVAKSDAVIENFGPGVMEQLGLGYESLRAVRPDVILFSMPAAGLDGPLKDIRTYGLSLTSTTGLDSLTGYLGGPPVPVENAFSDPYNGILGAFAILAALHHRRRTGAGQHIDYSQQEAVMQMVGPAFMDWTLNRRVAGPMGNRHPLGAAAPHGVFPCAGEDRWISIAVLEESEWRGLVEAMGAPDWASAAGFASHASRLENLDALHERLSEWTRRHDDRELAARLQRHGVAAAPVLNVADLLRDPHYVARKTFIEVRHPLGFSETIYGAYVKNSRTPALVEPGPAIGRDNEHVFRELLGLSEARYRELVGTQVIY, encoded by the coding sequence GTGAACGGGCGCGCGCTCCCGCTCGAGGGCATCCGGGTGGCGAATTTCGGCTGGGTCTGGGCGGGTCCGGTCGTCGGCCAGACACTCGCCTTCCTCGGAGCCGAGGTCTACAAGATCGAGTCACGCGCGCGGATCGACATGACCCGGACGCTGCCGCCGTTCGCCGAAGGAGTTCGCGATCCGAGCCGCAGCCTGTCCAATCACGCCTGCTGGGCCGGAAACGGGAGCGTCACGCTGAATCTGAAGAAGCCCGAGGGTGTCCGGCTCGCGCTCGAGCTCGTGGCGAAGTCCGACGCCGTGATCGAGAACTTCGGACCGGGCGTGATGGAGCAGCTGGGGCTCGGCTACGAATCGCTTCGCGCGGTGCGGCCGGACGTGATCCTGTTCTCGATGCCCGCCGCCGGTCTGGACGGGCCGCTGAAGGACATCCGCACCTACGGGCTCAGCCTGACCAGCACCACCGGTCTCGACAGCCTGACCGGGTATCTCGGCGGCCCGCCGGTTCCGGTCGAGAACGCCTTCTCGGACCCCTACAACGGAATCCTCGGCGCGTTCGCGATCCTGGCGGCGCTGCACCACCGGCGCCGCACCGGCGCGGGACAGCACATCGACTACTCGCAGCAGGAGGCGGTCATGCAGATGGTCGGGCCCGCCTTCATGGACTGGACCCTGAACCGGCGCGTGGCCGGCCCGATGGGCAACCGGCACCCGCTCGGCGCGGCGGCACCGCACGGTGTATTCCCGTGCGCGGGGGAGGACCGCTGGATCAGCATCGCCGTGCTGGAGGAGTCGGAGTGGCGCGGCCTGGTCGAGGCGATGGGCGCGCCCGACTGGGCGAGCGCCGCGGGTTTCGCGAGTCACGCCTCCCGGCTCGAGAACCTGGATGCGCTGCACGAGCGGCTCTCCGAGTGGACGCGGCGGCACGACGATCGCGAGCTGGCCGCGCGGCTGCAGCGACACGGCGTCGCGGCCGCGCCGGTGCTGAACGTGGCGGACCTGCTGCGCGACCCGCACTACGTCGCGCGCAAGACCTTCATCGAGGTACGCCACCCGCTCGGCTTTTCCGAGACGATCTACGGCGCGTACGTGAAGAACAGCCGCACGCCGGCCCTGGTCGAGCCGGGTCCCGCGATCGGGCGCGACAACGAGCACGTCTTCCGCGAGCTGCTCGGCCTGTCGGAAGCGCGCTACCGCGAGCTGGTCGGGACGCAGGTGATCTACTGA
- a CDS encoding enoyl-CoA hydratase/isomerase family protein, translated as MVDAELPETIQLERRGRIAIITMNRPEAMNAYTREMLAGLDQAFRIFDRDPELWVAILTGAGAKSFSAGMDLKDAAPLLTSGDSLGYDDPTKRQFSDIYKPIIAAVNGLCVAGGLEMLQGTDLRIAAEHAKFGLAEVRWGLVPAGGSHIRLPRQIPWVVAMELLLTGESLDARRALEIGLVNRVVPADRVMPEALELAEKICRNGPLAVRTAKEIALRALGQEPGFVLEKALAARVFASQDAREGPRAFAEKRPPKFTGR; from the coding sequence ATGGTGGACGCGGAGCTCCCCGAGACGATCCAGCTCGAGCGGCGCGGCCGGATCGCGATCATCACCATGAACCGCCCCGAGGCGATGAACGCCTACACGCGCGAGATGCTCGCCGGCCTCGACCAGGCGTTCCGGATCTTCGATCGCGACCCCGAGCTCTGGGTGGCGATCCTGACTGGAGCCGGTGCGAAGAGCTTTTCCGCCGGCATGGACCTGAAGGACGCCGCGCCGCTGCTCACCTCGGGAGACTCGCTCGGCTACGACGACCCGACCAAGCGCCAGTTCTCGGACATCTACAAGCCGATCATCGCGGCGGTGAACGGGCTCTGCGTCGCCGGCGGGCTCGAGATGTTGCAGGGCACCGACCTGCGCATCGCCGCCGAGCACGCGAAGTTCGGGCTGGCCGAGGTGCGCTGGGGGCTGGTCCCGGCGGGCGGCTCGCACATCCGCCTGCCGCGACAGATTCCCTGGGTGGTCGCGATGGAGCTCCTGCTCACCGGCGAGTCACTCGACGCGCGGCGCGCGCTCGAGATCGGCCTGGTGAATCGGGTCGTTCCCGCGGATCGAGTCATGCCCGAGGCGCTCGAGCTCGCCGAGAAGATCTGCCGCAACGGCCCGCTCGCGGTGCGCACCGCCAAGGAGATCGCGCTGCGCGCGCTCGGACAGGAGCCGGGCTTCGTGCTGGAGAAGGCGCTCGCCGCGCGCGTGTTCGCCTCGCAGGACGCGCGCGAGGGGCCGCGCGCCTTCGCCGAGAAGCGCCCGCCGAAGTTCACGGGCCGCTGA